The Littorina saxatilis isolate snail1 linkage group LG1, US_GU_Lsax_2.0, whole genome shotgun sequence nucleotide sequence TTTCGGTACGAGCGCGTGCATACACAcgtactcacgcacgcacgcacacgtacgcacgcgcacacgcacacacacacacacacacacacacacacacacacacacacgcacgtacgcatgtacgtacgcacgcacgcacgcacgcacgaacgcacgcacgcacgcacacacacacacacacacacacacactcacacacacacacacacacacacacacacacacacacacacacacacacacacacacacgcattcgcAAACAAAATGAGCATATTGAAATCGGTAACATTGTAAAGAAGATCTCTGACTAATCTGCAACTTCCCATCATGCAAACGCTTTTTACAAAACCCTCAAATCGTCTTTTGTGAGAGAGTACCATCAAGCACAATACATCCACGACCACCACGAAAACTACAACCATGACGACCATCACCACCATTAAAACAAAAGCGTATTAAACTAAAGGGGCAGGGTTTTTGGTTGTTTGTGAAGAGAAAATAAGTGTACTATGCTCTGTATCGGTGTGTGGttttggatatgtgtgtgtgcagatgtgCGTGACTTGATAAATTTATGATTTGAGCTTGTGattcttataaaaaaaaagtctgtgaCTGTCTTAATGTGATGTAATATCTGTGTATACGAACTAAAAGAAAAGACAATCTGATGACAATTaagttgtattaaattgaattgattgaattgaattgaagtgaagtgaagtgaagtgaagtgaagtgaagtgaagtgaactgatctgaactgaactgatctgaactgaactgaactgaactaaaTGGCATTACATTGAATGGGATGGAATTGAATGGAAttggattgaattgaattgaattgtctTTATTTTCCAACCGTAGTTGTCCCAGACGCAGATAGAGCCAGACACCCACGGTGCGCTTTGAGGTGACCTCCCTACCATGAAGTTCCGTCAGCGACAGATCGTCCTGTCCATACTGCTGCTGTGCGGCGCCATCGTTCTCCTCCTGCACTCCAGAACTCTGGAAGACAACGACCTTGTCCTTCACCCCAAGGTTCCCAAGGTCCCTGGGGCCCCCCTCACCGCCACCCTCACAGCCACCCCCCGCGCccggaacatccccctggatcCCCCTCCAGGCAAGCGTGACCCTGGCGATGAGGGGCAGGAGGATGAGGCAGCTTCGATGGTCTTCGTCCAGCGTTCACCAGCAGGAGGGGAGTGTCCCAACGTGTTGCGGCCGGCCGGCGAGGTCAAGGAGACTCAGACCTTTCAAAAGGTGAAATCCGAAACatatagactgctaacgttccaaatcgAGAATCAAAAGACAAGAAGGTTTACAGTTTTGGAacgttgaattcagaaaactcGACCTAACACGGCGATAGcatttataaaatttttttttaataataaccTAACATTGCTACGATCATCTTGGGGACATTCTAAGATAAGTGGCAGCAAGattagtttttttcttcttactgTCGTGTCTCTTGTTCGTCCACTGTAAAAGCCGTTAGGTCGAGGTTCTTGCGAACGTGTTGTTAAGTCCTGAATTAAAAGTCCCCCCAAAAAttaaccattcttgtttttttatgccCTCAAAAGGTGGACAACGAGACAGGACTCTACGTGTTCTCCGCCTTCCTGGACGAGAAGGAGAAGGGGGTGAGGGTGGTGGGCCTCAACAGCTGGAAAGCCAGAGCGGTGTTCTGTCTGCTGTGGTACGACTCCGGGCATCCCGAGCTAAGGGTCGTGAAAAACATCGTGGAGAACCTTCCCGAGCACCACGCCAAAAggtcagtgtggagaggggagGGTTGAGTTGTGGGGTTGGGAGGAGGGAGAACCTTCCCGAGCACCACGTCAACAggtcagtgtggagaggggagGGTTGAGCTGTGGTGTTGGGAGGAGGGAGAACCTTCCCGAGCACCACGCCAACAggtcagtgtggagaggggagGGTTGAGTTGTGGGGTTGGGAGGAGGGAGATCCTTCCCGAGCACCACGTCAACAggtcagtgtggagaggggagGGTTGAGTTGTGGGGTTGGGAGGAGGGAGAACCTTCCCGAGCACCACGCCAACAggtcagtgtggagaggggagGGTTGAGTTGTGGGGTTGGGAGGAGGGAGAACCTTCCCGAGCACCACGTCAACAggtcagtgtggagaggg carries:
- the LOC138970587 gene encoding uncharacterized protein; amino-acid sequence: MKFRQRQIVLSILLLCGAIVLLLHSRTLEDNDLVLHPKVPKVPGAPLTATLTATPRARNIPLDPPPGKRDPGDEGQEDEAASMVFVQRSPAGGECPNVLRPAGEVKETQTFQKVDNETGLYVFSAFLDEKEKGVRVVGLNSWKARAVFCLLWYDSGHPELRVVKNIVENLPEHHAKSCGLEDQTTEHILQRCTILESLRKTVWPTAVSLHCKLYGGKEDLEKTASFVSLSGLTI